The segment GGCCGGTGACATGATCCGGCCATGACGACCTTCACGCCACCGCCTGACACCGCGGCCTGGCAGCACCTCGCCGTACGCACCGGCTTCGAGGTGGTCTGTTTCCGCTCCCCGCCGGACGGATACCGCGTCGAGGGGTGCACAACCGCGGTCGAGGAGGGCGAGGCCTGGGTCGTCGACTACGTCATCGAGCTCGACTCGGGCTGGGCCACGCGCTCGGCCCGGCTGGAGAGCCGTTCCGCCCGGGCCAGGCGCCACATCGTCCTGGAGGCCGACGGCGCCGGCCACTGGCGCGTGGACGGCGCGCCGGCGTCCT is part of the Nonomuraea helvata genome and harbors:
- a CDS encoding putative glycolipid-binding domain-containing protein, with amino-acid sequence MTTFTPPPDTAAWQHLAVRTGFEVVCFRSPPDGYRVEGCTTAVEEGEAWVVDYVIELDSGWATRSARLESRSARARRHIVLEADGAGHWRVDGAPASWLDGCLDVDLESSALTNAFPVHRLRLGVGAASPAPAAFVRAADLAVERLEQHYARLPDDGGRQRYDYAAPVFDVACRLTYDESGLVLDYPGLAIRAA